Part of the Candidatus Limnocylindrales bacterium genome is shown below.
CCCGCCTACGATACTGGCGGTACCACTCGTTATTTTTCCCGCGGTGACAAGTGCAGGATCTCTTTCAGGATTCACACTAGCAAGCATCAGTGCGCCACCTCCAAAATTCAAGGCGCCAGCGCCTCCAGCAAACCATCGCGCCGATGAACTCATCCCCGCCGCTTCAGGGACTGTGCACAATGCAGATGGCCCTGGTTCTCCCGTCATGATCCATCGTGCTTGTCTGCCAGCCGCTTCTGCTACCTCTCGGGGGAGAGCGCCCGGGTTCGCGGCGCGTATCTGATCTTCGATTTGGGGAATGAGGAATCGATCGACGAATTTGTGCTCGTTGCCGTATACACTGCCGCCGAACACCGAGTACGTTGTTCCTCCACCGTTGGGATCAACCAGCAGAGTCGTCGCAGGCAATGCGTTGCGAGACTGTAGTGGCGACAAATTCAGATTCATCACCGCCGGGTCCATATTCGTTGCGGCCGCGCTCAGCTCTTTCGTCCAATGCTGTACTTGTGTCCCCGGGGGCATCACGTTCGTAGCTCGATAGGCCCGCCTTGCCTGTGCAGCTGCTGCCGCAAAATCAGTTCCAGGCGCCGCCTCGGGGATACCTGCCGCTACCGGGGCCGACGGAGCGGCGGAGCGCAGGAGATTCGCGGATAAGGACAGGCCGCCATTTACGCTGGAGGAGCTGAACGAAGGTGGCGGAAGATATCGTTCTTCCTTCGGTAACGACTGTTGTAACGCCTCTTCACGGGGTGTAGGCGCTGTTGGATCGACGCACGACTGCATGGTGGGATCGCACTGCGTGCCCATCACGTCAGTGAACAGCAGGGGAATTTACGAGCACGGGAAAAGCCAGTAACCATTCCCCTTCGACTATTTCACATTAGCTGTCGACGGTGAGAGGACGTCCCTTATAGTGCTCAACTGCGGGGAAGATGCCTTCCCTAGATTTCTCTAACCTCTGAGGATCAGTAACTTCTAAAACATCAAAAGGCAATATGCAGGCCTGTTTAACCTCCTTAGAATTACCCGAAAAGTATGAACGATAATTTATGAAACCGAGAAGGTATCCTTAAAATGGGATCATACTCTCAAGAGGCTCTGTAGATCCTGGTCATTTCTCCATAGCAGGTTTCACAAACTCCGTGCGTCAACATCGGCAGAGAAGTACTTTCGAAAAGCCGCAAATGCCTGACAGCCTCTTCCACCTCCATCCAGGTACCTTCTACATTAATTTTCTTACACCAACTGCACATCCGCAGGAACTTCTCCGAATAAACTGCCTGAGATTCGAGCAGAGGTTGATGCTGTCGGTGTTCTATGGCCAACGTCCGTATCCGGAACTCAACCGTGGCTCCCTCAGCAGGAAATATTCGCATCTCCATCAGTCGTCGGCAACTGGGTGAGTCACACCGAAAACGAAATCCCATCACACGATGATTCCGGATTTGTGTTAAGATGTCATGGTAAAGCTGACATGTGGTAGAGTCAACGATGAAGTCCCATAACGAGCGATGGAGTATGTTGGCCGATGTGACCTTCCATCCCCCATTAGCCAGGGCAAATCGATCCCACTCCTCGTTTGTGAAAACGATCTCGTCCCGACTGTTCACCCGATAGATAATGTCTCCGGTACTTTCCATATCTCCTTGCTGACCTTTATTTCCTGGGATTAGGTAGGGACTTTATGGTTCCTTTCCTCCCTAAGAACGGCTCGTGAAAATTTGCCTTCAAGGTTTTACCACCCTTGCTCCTTAGCTGTAGGGTTGTGTAGGATCATTTGGGTATGATAACGTCAACTACCTCTAACCATGCCGGGCCGCCAGGAATTCCCTCTGTAATCGCTCAACCGCTGACGCTCCAATTGTAGGACGAACCAGGAAGTAGCTCTCCTTGTCTTTAAGCGGCCAATCAGAGTAGGGTACCTCCTCCCGGTAATAAAAATATTCCCAAAGAATCGCCTTCCAGCTTATGCAGCGGACAAGCATCACGTGGCATTCTGTCCCGTTCATCGTGTCCATAGATCAAGTAGCAAGGCTCGCAATTGAGCAAGATTCCCTCAGTATAAAATAATAGTTTAATTACTTACACCTCTGTTGTCCATATTTAGTTCCTTTGTCTATGGACGAGGTACCTCATACCATAGCGTTACCAGCGGATCGCCATCCCGAGCTGTAACCGATATTAACCGTAGGGGAGGGGTTGTGATCGGGCGTGGCAGGAGAGGTGCCCCATTGTCCAGGGTCACGGAAACGATGGTAACAATCATCTCGTCGAGTAGACCGTGATCGTAGAACTGGCCGACCAACGCCCCACCACCGACAAGCCATATGTTCTTATCACTTGCCCCTGTGATCATCTGCCAGTGCACTGGCCTCACGTCCCCACGGGCGAATTCAATGTTGGCACCGTGAATTGTGGGAAGTGTACAGGAAGTTAAGACCCAGACCGGTTGTTCGTAAGGCCAGGGCTTTGGTTGTTGAGAATTGGGTTGGATATGATGATCCTGGATCCATCAGTAGGTGGTTGCTCCCATGGCAATCGCACCCACTTTGCAGATAAAGGCTTGATAGTCGGACCCTGTTCCTTCACCGAACTGCAATAACCAGTCGAGGGAATTCTATGGGTTCGAGATAAACCCATCCAGACTGGAGGCAACATAATATTGAGTTTTCACGATCAAATCTCTCCTAAATGTGCTAACGCCTTACGTAACCGGGGCATATAGACCTTTTAAATTACCTGTTCAATTTCTAGTTACCTGAATAATTTACTATCCTCCAACCTTTTTGCCAAAGTATGGGGACGATGATCTGGATATTTAGCTTGTCGGTGTACGACTTGCATTCTCGTATTCCTACGTCTTATTTCACAAACATAGCACTTGATCTCTTCCTTCTGGCACAATGCCCAGGTTCAACAACCACACTTTACATAGTTTGTTGCAACGTTTGGTTAGGTAGCCGACACCTTGTTTACATAAGTTCCGGTTGGGGGTCAGCGCCGGAGGCATCAAGGAAAAATGTGATGACTTCCTCATAAGGAGATGTACCTATGTTCACTGCGCAATGACAGCATGGTCCGGCTTGTCCCAGTCCGTCATGCTAGAATAGACCGGAACCAGGGTGTGCTCATCGGTATCCTGAAACTCGATGCGGAGTTGTTCACCGCGCACGGCGACCGTAAAGCGATTGCAGGAGTCCGTGCACCACGGCATCGCCTCACCGGGTTCAAGGGGGAGCCTACGAATCGTAAGATCATCTCGTTTCGTGATGATTTCCGTTCGCATTTTGTGCCCTTTTTACCTCTGGGCAGACTGGTACCTCCACTAGTTTGGGAAGCGGGTGACACGGTGGGTTCACACAACAGGGAGGGTAAGCAGAGGCATCAGCTAAGCACTTATCTTCTTGCAAGGTTCTAACTACGAGTAAGATTGCTTGCTTTATACAAGCTCGAACTAAGCCAGCTGTACCAACTATACATAGGAGACCAACGACCAACATGAGATAACGAGGTTAGCTTTCAAAAACCAAATGAATCGGAATCATGTAAAGGAACGGAAAGCTCAGTAAAACATATTTAACGCTCTTCGGCCAAATCAGGTGGTGTCGAAGCAGACTTATCGCGGCTAGAATCTACTGGATAACCCAGCAGACATTACTAATCTGAATTAATATACTTATTCTGAATCAGACAATAAAATCACAATAAAATAATGATGAAGGTAAGCAATATTACAGCAAGAAACCATAATATTTGTGGTTTCATTAAGGCTAAGATTCCTAATAAAATACCTGACGCAGACGCACGAGAAAATACTAAACATTCAAGACCATGCCTCGTGCGCGCGTCTGGTTGTATCCTATTAGGAAACAATTAATAAGGGATATCCTTTATCTTATCGAAATCGATCAGCCTGCTTTTTTCATTTCGATATCCCCATCTTTAGTAACGGAAACTTGAATGTCTCCTCCAACACCCTTATCAGAGCCGTCTAGGAAAATGATCTCATTGGAGTTACCCTCCCATTGACCATGAATCTTCCAATCAACATCCCATATGTGACACATGCCTTTGATAGTGCAGAGGATAAGGGGAAGATCTTTATGCCAAGAAATCCAAAGTCCAGGTTTGGTATTTTCAGTGTGCTTTGCTTTAATCCAAAAGCTATTTCCGATGTTCTCTGAATTGAAGACGATGATCGAATGGTCAGATTCATTCCTGAAAGTTTTAATGTTAGTAGGCATATTAACCTCCTAAAAAAGTTGTTTATCTCATTGGTCAAAGTTCTAAGCTATCC
Proteins encoded:
- a CDS encoding dihydrofolate reductase family protein — encoded protein: MRPVHWQMITGASDKNIWLVGGGALVGQFYDHGLLDEMIVTIVSVTLDNGAPLLPRPITTPPLRLISVTARDGDPLVTLWYEVPRP